From a single Octopus sinensis unplaced genomic scaffold, ASM634580v1 Contig11546, whole genome shotgun sequence genomic region:
- the LOC115229005 gene encoding alpha-soluble NSF attachment protein-like: protein MSCRLSYSSTRTKKRKLLFIKHLALPRDAYSTWPPSPPILRTIPKPSKSTKRSVTYFDSQYARETANDALLKYGAPEYAFKACLCHLCFGDITNARIACDRLALDVPAFCDTRDYTLLCALMEAVDQEDEEGFADAIAEYDKIKRVDPWTTRLISKFKSSAFQVDLR from the coding sequence ATGAGCTGTCGGCTGAGCTATTCCTCCACGAGAACCAAAAAGCGTAAATTACTATTTATTAAGCATTTAGCACTGCCAAGAGATGCCTACTCAACGTGGCCACCATCTCCGCCAATTCTGAGGACTATCCCAAAGCCATCGAAATCTACGAAAAGGTCAGTCACCTATTTCGACTCGCAGTATGCCCGAGAAACGGCGAATGATGCCCTACTGAAATACGGTGCCCCGGAATACGCATTCAAAGCATGTTTGTGCCACCTGTGTTTTGGGGATATCACCAACGCCCGCATTGCCTGCGACCGACTGGCCCTCGATGTGCCTGCCTTCTGTGATACGCGGGATTATACTCTCCTCTGTGCTCTTATGGAGGCCGTGGATCAGGAGGACGAAGAGGGGTTCGCGGATGCCATCGCAGAATACGACAAAATCAAAAGAGTTGATCCCTGGACTACTCGACTTATTTCCAAATTCAAGTCCTCTGCCTTCCAAGTCGACTTGAGATAA
- the LOC115229004 gene encoding E3 ubiquitin-protein ligase RNF113A-like encodes MSEKDVCNFAARKFNRKNNRRVSTKSSSSGKIIFCNEKDGDSTATSCKTKKIRLVENDLIQSNTENMNDGVYRGLNNYQHFYKKTNELSGNAASNHVRKGPMRAPTNIRSIVRWDYHPDLCKDYKETGFCGFGGSETILNARQLLGIQEFYD; translated from the exons ATGAGTGAAAAAGATGTTTGCAATTTTGCTGCAAGAAAGTTCAATCGGAAGAATAATCGAAGAGTCTCTACTAAATCAAGTTCTAGTGGTAAGATTATTTTTTGTAACGAGAAAGATGGAGATTCAACTGCAACTTCTTGTAAAACCAAAAAAATTCGGCTTGTAGAGAACGATCTCATCCAAAGT AACACAGAGAATATGAATGACGGTGTGTACCGTGGATTGAACAATTATCAACACTTTTATAAGAAAACTAACGAACTTTCAGGAAATGCTGCCAGCAATCATGTCCGTAAAGGACCAATGAGGGCCCCTACAAACATTCGTTCTATAGTTCGATGGGACTATCATCCTGATTTGTGTAAAGATTATAAAGAAACTGGATTTTGTGGATTTGGAGGTTCAGAAACTATTTTAAATGCCAGACAGCT CTTAGGTATCCAGGAATTTTATGATTGA